The region TAACCTAAGTAAACAACAATGTAAATGATAACCTCTGGTCAGGTTAAGTTAATAAAACCTCTTGCCAGGTTAAGTTAATAAAATCTCTGACCTTAAATAATCGGCCATGTAAATGATAAATCTCTAGTCGAGTTAAATTTATAAAACCTCTGACCTTAAGTAATCGGTCACGTAAATGATAAACCTATGGTCAGGTTAAGTTAATAAAACTTCTTACCTTAAGTAATCGGACACGTAAATGATAAATTTATGGTCGAGTTAAGTTAATGAAACCTCTGACCTTAAACTAAATAAGAACCTTTGGCAAATCGGTCAAGTAAATAGAAACCTATGATCAGGTTATGTAAATTGAAACCTCTAACCTTAAACGAAAGCCTAAGTTAATATACGTCTGACATCCCGATCAAGCTAACATACTTCTGACCTTAAGTTGTTTGACTAACTTAGCCCTAGCCAAACGCCGATATGATCCACCCAGGGATTAACCGGTATGTGCTTAATGATGACAAGACCTATCAATCAGTAAAGTTTGGCTCGCTGTGACTTCAAACCTACACGGTACAAACGTCGGTTAAAGAAAAGCTAGAGTCCGCTTGGAGCCGGCCATTCTACTTGATTCTCATTCAAACAAATCAATTGTTATCAAAGAGATAAAGCCCATTAAGGCTATATAGCAATCCTAAAAGGAATAAACATGGTCACAACTAAATTTGACGAGGGCTCGAATACTATTGTTAAAGGATATAGAAAGCGTCCAAAAATTACAAAATGCATCCTCAAAGATGACTAATGACAATGTGATTGCGAGTAAATGAGAACGAACTATGACTTTAGTCACACCAAAGACTCTCTAGGGATCGGATCCCGGCACACCGAGTTCTCTAAAGAATGAAACAAGATTTAAATCGAGATTTGTCAACCTATATACATATAAGGATTTGGTTATTATTGGTAGTCGAAAGCCCACATGGGCCATTAGGAAAATCCTTTTTAAAACCTCTTTTCAAAAGTACCATGATTATAGAAGAACTCGTACATATTACATTTGGTGAATTAATCCTTAGTAGGTAGAAGTATAGGTTTTTACTTTTGTAGGTACCTCTTTAAATAACATCATTAAAAGATGACAATCAAGGGAAAGAAAAAGTTCAAAGTCCAAATGGAGAGATTCAAGTTAAATAAGTCAATTTAAGAGAATCAATGTCTAACTAAATAATAGAGGACCATTAAGAACCATCTGGTTCAGAATGTTAATGGAGATCCTTCTAAGGAAATTACATCTCTTAACACTCCCTTAGCAAGGTAGGTTAACCATATGGCTTTTGTTTTACAAATTGAGATAAAGAAAATTGATGAAATTATCATCGAAGAACATTGGTCTCCTGCTATGCAAGAAAAATTAAATCAATTTGAGAGAAACATTTAGGAACTCGTTCCTGAAGCTAATTGAGTGATTGGAACCTTATTGAATCTTTTGCAACAAGCTTGATATTTTTGGAAATGTTCTAAGAAGTAAATAAAACTTGTTACAAAAGGTTACAATCAATGGGGAGACATAGATCTCAATGAAACTTATGTCACTATAACTCGATTAGAAGCCATAATGACATTTCTAACTTTCTCATACATTATGTAAAATCTTACGGATGGAGGTAAAGAGTGCACTCTTGAGCTATAACAACCATAAAGAGGCGTATGTTGATAATTTTTTGAATTTTACAAAACTCTTCTTACTCATGAAAAGGGGTCTATATGATTTCAAACCATCTCCTTAAACTTAGTTTGAGATTCTAAATAATTTTCCGTTTGAATATAAGTTTCTAAAAAGGAAAAATGATACAACATTTTTCAAACCAAACATTATCTTCGTATGCATGGTTCGGTCTATTCGATACTACTAATAAATCCTTGAACAAAGATGTTTCTGAAATGTTCTGGGTTAAAATCGAAAGATAAGATTATATAATTCGTGCGATCAAGATTCAATGGCTATTAACGTTCTGACCACATGAATGCGGCTTTTTGGTCGACTGCATGGATTCAATTTCCTATTTTTCAAACAATAACTTCTCTTATACGCTAAAAATAACTTTCTATTCTAAATATGTTCATATAATCTATTAAGAACATGTCATATTTTCATAAACTCATATCTCCAATAAACCAGAACTAAAAAGAAATCAACATCACTAAGCACTGAAATATTTCACATCAAAGGTAAATCATCATAATGAGAACGAACAAATGGATTACACTTAGCATTCAATTTGATTTGGATGCAACAAATGTAGAACACAATAAGCACAATGGCACAAAAAATGCTATGAAAGTAGAACAAATACCATATTTCACACAAATTGGCTACTGGAGTATAACTCTACATACTCTGATTTCTCCAATTCTACAAAATGCAGATAAACGAATATTAGCAACATTGGAATCAAAGCATAACAGTAATACGAATCCTTTAACAATCAAACGATATAATGGTGAAATGAACGGTGTGATCAATTAAGAGTCCGAAAGAGCGACCGAGTGTCCGGCGGGGGAAGCAGTGACGGAGGTAGCATAACTGTCATCGGCGACATGAGATCTAGTTTTAACGGTTTCGATCATGCGTCTACTGATCTCTTTCGAGTATACCTCGAGGATCTGAATACTGTGGTCGTCGGGGGAAGAGGAAGCATCCGCGACGGAGAAGGCCTCGGCCTCGATCTGGCTTGCGGCGACGGAGGATTCGTCAAGCGACAATGTGCCGTAGCGTTTAGAGAGGACTGAGGGAGTGGAGAAGGTTTCGATCAAGCGGTTTATGACGGCCTCGCGAGTGCGTTGTGTGGGAGGCCATATAGTGAAGGAGGCGGAAAAGTTCGGTAGCGGTGGCGGAGCCTCCGTTGAGGGCGGTGTACCGGGTGAGGACATGGTGAGAAAGAGGGGAATTTGAAATTAATTGTAATTGTTATTCTTTTAGATTTTGTAGAGAAGGGAGGGGGAAGTGAAACGGTTtaagtttatttatttatttatttatttatttggtGACATTAGTTTGGTGAGTGGGCTTTGGTTATGGGTTGCCTTACAAGCAAGAGTCTAGGGAATGGTCTAGAAGCTTCACTAGGAGTTTGAGACCTATGTTAACATTTTGAAAGATCATTATAATACATTGTCAAGATTATTTATACACATTACAAAAAACTTCTTTATAAACGACATTTGAAGCTACATTGATATTGTCTCTATTATCATATCTTTAAATCATACATTGATTTTATTATGAAATTATAATCTATAATTGATGATTGACAATATGGgaatacaaaaaaaaaaaaggaaaagatAATCTTGCATCGCATCAAAATGGTGTCAAAGACAATGTAGGTATAAATATTACTATTTGATATGACTTTTGTTTCCACGACATATTTACCCATCTTTAAAATTATAAGTCAAGTTTTATTACAAAGTCCTAAAGATTTGTCTATATTTAATATCAGCATTACTGACGAATTAACCTTGAGTCTCAATTTATGGTTTGGAAATTCCGAAGAAGTAATTGTGTTTAAAGTTTCTATAATGTGGACATCATCAACTGCATCACTATCTAAATTTTTCGTGTATGTAGTATCATAATTGAGATATATTTTCCCTTCACCAAGAAGCAGATTCAACATAATCATTGATCATGTCAACAATGGTATTTTTAAGAGCTAAAGTAGCCTTATTTTGAAAGATAGATATATCATCAATGTTATCTTTAGGTTTTGGATATATGGCTTCGACAATTCTTACAAAAGAATTGTTGATAAGAAACAAAAATATGTTAAATCGTAGACATTTATTAACTTATTGTTTACCGGTGTTTTTGGTAAACAATCACGAGTTTGAAAGTCTATGAGATTAACTCGAAAAATCTCCAAAGTAATTTGCGCAAATAATTTGAGTAAACGTGCGTGCGTGTGAGTTGAATGCAGCGTAACAGAAGACTTTAAATGAAGTTAAGTTATGATAAATGATAAGGTAAAATGCAGTAAATAACATTAAATAAAGCAAAGGAAAAGGTACATGTTTCGTTTAAGGATTCAAAAAAGCTTAAGAAAAAAAGGGTGGACGCAGACGCATACCATGTAGTTTAGTCGACTGTTCCTTTTTGATGGAATAAGGGTTTATGTCCACTGTCCTTCTCAAGATTCTTGACACATATTTGTCAATTGTCCTTTTTGAGGTTTTGGATATGTTTCCCAGCGACCTGGGTCTTGGGGTTATATCCTTAAGTCCTCTAAATCATGTCTCGCGGTGTCGACAACTCGGTCGATCCCTCATCGTTAGTTTGTCGACGAGTTACCATTAATGTTTCTTTAGAGACACTTTATTAATGTTTTCCCATAGTAAGCGTATTTTTATTGATATTCTTTGTTAACTTACTAGTAGCTGAAAATCCAAGTGCAACAGATGCCCCCAAAAATGTCAATGTCGACCCATGTCTGAGGGGAGAAAAGTGGAATTGTTTTAATTACTCTATCAATGTTCATATTATATGGCACATCACCTCAATCATGTTTGTTGTCAGTCATTATGACTAATTTTTCTACCAACACACACGTCAAAGACATACGTGTAAATTCATTATGACTACCTCTTATTCCCTATGGAGACTAAGTGAAATGGAAATGCTCTAACTTCAATTTTACTTTCCTCGTGGCTTTAAATGCCATTTGTCGAATCAACCACCATGTGGCCGATCTTTTCTTTGACAAAATTGAATTGTTTCTTGATCCGCTATTTAAACGTGTTTGTTCAAACACTTTCTAACTTCCTATTTCTGCAGCTTACCTCATGGAACTACAAAACCATAATTTTTCCTTCTTTCTAACGCCCTTACTTTAGCAAAGCCCATATCCTTCAATGGTACTTCTTGTACAACTGGCATGCGGGCCTTGCAGTCAAGATTGAGCTTCATATCATCGTGGAAGAGCATGCCTACGTACCGAAGCCTCTCTTGGAAACAGAACGCAGATAAACCTAGTATCGCTCTGCCTTCATCCCCTACGTGTTTGCTGGTAAAGTGCATACATTTATATGCCCCTTGCCAAAATATATTAAGAAGCCCCAACTGCTACAGGATTATTTCTGTATATATCGTCGATATGAACCACTGGTGTTCATTGATGAACCTTTGAAGTTCAACTACTTCAAGAACCGGGTCTTCTAATCTTCTAGATTTTCATATCCCAAAACTTTTCGTCCCCTTTTCATTTCTACTTAACTTTTGGTTTAAGATTCCATACGCATATCCATGATATCATAGTACATCCATTTGCATTGAGAAACGCAAAATCATATATTCAAGGGCCTTGATTACACAAAGCATGGAAGAGAGGTTGGGTCCCCAAGCTAGAATTCATTTGGATGGCCATGCTTGTATTGGAACCATTCATCTTGTTTGTATTTATCATGGAGCATAGGAGAAACCTTAATTCATTGGTGTTGGAATCATTCATTTATGTGTGCATTCAAGATTGAGGTTCATCTGATTCATCTGGTCATTCATGGAGGTTTAGCTGGTTTGTTCAACAATGCATTAGAGATCTACTTATTCATGATCCCAATGCCTTGATCAAGGGTCATTCATTCAAGTTGGTGCATTTTTTGCTTGGTTAAGTTTCAATTGGTTGGTTTTACTTGATTTGGTACTAAGCCTAGTAGCATGGCATATTTTATCTGGTTTAAAGGCATTGTGTTATTGAGTCAAGTCCATTTTCATTCATCATATCAGTTCATTACAGTCTATCAAGTCCATAATCATTCCAGATCATATCAgttcatttcattttcattcaaagTCAAATCAAATATCCAATTCCATTCACCATTTGTTCTTTTCATCACAAATGTTCATTCTTTACAAAAAATTCATTTTTGGCCAATTTTGTtacaattgacttttggtcaacaattgactttttggtcaatcAGTTGAGCAAAGTCAATTGACCCACCCTTGACTCCCTAAAACCTATTTCTATCATTCTACCAAGTCTCGTCACTAAAATATTTGTTTCATTGGTTTTCTTCATTTTTAAGAGGCTTGGTCCATTTCTAGGTCAGACCAACAAACGGACCACCTTTTGGACCAAGGAACCAGGTCCATGACCAGGTCCAAAACCTTGTCAGACCACCAAAATAGACCAACATTTGGACCTACATGAACCTTTTCCATTTTTAACCATTTTCACTGATAAACCATTTGTTAAGCCATTCAATATATTTTCTATTTCATTATGCATTTCAAAAATTCATTCATTCAAATTTCCAAACATTTCATACATTAATCCAATATTACAATACACCATTACATTCAGTTTCCACATCCACATTTCAATACAATTCATAATTACAACCAAATTACAAGAAAACTACAACATGAGCAAAAATCCATAGCATTCC is a window of Lathyrus oleraceus cultivar Zhongwan6 chromosome 6, CAAS_Psat_ZW6_1.0, whole genome shotgun sequence DNA encoding:
- the LOC127097024 gene encoding MFP1 attachment factor 1; the encoded protein is MSSPGTPPSTEAPPPLPNFSASFTIWPPTQRTREAVINRLIETFSTPSVLSKRYGTLSLDESSVAASQIEAEAFSVADASSSPDDHSIQILEVYSKEISRRMIETVKTRSHVADDSYATSVTASPAGHSVALSDS